From Verrucomicrobiia bacterium, the proteins below share one genomic window:
- the lepB gene encoding signal peptidase I, whose amino-acid sequence MSPTFRSGDLLIVNRLAYRDAPPRRGDVVVASHRDDTLVKRVVGLPGEEVEVRQGTLLIDGRRLDPDHPIREGLLTIGRGRLAEGRFAVLGDNFALPANQLVHAVVAEDRIQGRVVGTVRWWRFGWETDEPSAIETDRGRLAGRLAPDIETGTANGDSRAAPAG is encoded by the coding sequence ATGAGCCCAACCTTCCGATCCGGGGATCTGCTGATCGTGAACCGACTGGCCTACCGCGATGCCCCGCCCCGCCGGGGCGACGTGGTCGTGGCCTCGCACCGCGACGATACGCTGGTGAAAAGGGTGGTGGGCCTGCCGGGGGAGGAGGTCGAAGTCCGGCAGGGAACCCTGCTGATCGATGGGCGCCGCCTCGATCCGGACCACCCGATCCGGGAAGGCCTGCTGACCATCGGCCGGGGACGGCTCGCCGAGGGGCGGTTTGCCGTCCTGGGCGACAACTTTGCCCTGCCGGCGAACCAGTTGGTGCACGCGGTGGTGGCGGAGGACCGGATTCAGGGGCGGGTGGTGGGGACGGTGCGGTGGTGGCGGTTCGGATGGGAGACGGACGAGCCGTCGGCGATCGAGACGGATAGGGGCCGGCTGGCCGGACGGTTGGCGCCGGACATCGAGACGGGGACGGCAAATGGGGATTCCCGGGCGGCACCCGCCGGATAG
- a CDS encoding 3-isopropylmalate dehydrogenase produces the protein MKSYQIAVIPGDGTGPEVTREALKVLDAAAQKFSLKFDYTHYDLGGDRYLRTGEALPDSVLVELRKFPAILLGAIGHPDVKPGILEKGILLRTRFELEQYINLRPVKLYDERFCPLKDKKPEHIDFVVVRENNEGLYAGAGGSLFKGSPHEVAVQESINTRRGVERCLRYAFEFTRRRNRARKLTLCGKTNVLTYAFDLWFRAFEELGQQEYPDVNRDYAHVDATTMWFVKNPEWFDVIVTDNMFGDIITDLGAMIQGGMGIAAGGNINPTGTSMFEPIGGSAPKYTGKNVINPLAAIAAAQMLLEFLGETTAGEAIEKAIIGVVRDKLKDLAAGRMGYSTSEVGDLVAAAL, from the coding sequence ATGAAAAGCTATCAGATTGCCGTGATCCCCGGGGACGGAACGGGGCCGGAAGTGACCCGTGAAGCGCTGAAGGTCCTCGACGCCGCGGCGCAGAAGTTCTCCCTGAAGTTCGACTACACGCACTACGACCTGGGGGGCGACCGCTACCTGCGGACGGGCGAGGCGTTGCCGGACAGCGTGCTGGTCGAGTTGCGGAAGTTCCCGGCGATCCTGCTGGGCGCCATCGGGCATCCGGACGTGAAGCCCGGGATCCTCGAGAAGGGGATCCTGCTGCGGACCCGCTTCGAACTGGAGCAGTACATCAACCTCCGTCCGGTGAAGCTCTACGACGAGCGGTTCTGTCCGCTGAAGGACAAGAAGCCCGAGCACATTGATTTCGTGGTGGTGCGCGAGAACAACGAGGGGCTGTATGCGGGCGCGGGCGGCAGTCTGTTCAAGGGTTCGCCGCACGAGGTGGCGGTGCAGGAGAGCATCAACACCCGGCGCGGCGTCGAGCGTTGCCTGCGGTACGCCTTCGAGTTCACCCGGCGCCGGAACCGGGCGCGCAAGCTGACGTTGTGCGGCAAGACCAACGTCCTGACCTACGCCTTCGACCTGTGGTTCCGGGCCTTCGAGGAGCTGGGCCAGCAGGAGTACCCGGACGTGAACCGCGATTACGCCCACGTGGACGCCACGACCATGTGGTTCGTGAAGAACCCCGAGTGGTTCGATGTGATCGTCACCGACAACATGTTCGGCGACATCATCACCGACCTCGGGGCCATGATCCAGGGCGGCATGGGGATCGCCGCCGGCGGCAACATCAACCCGACCGGCACGTCGATGTTCGAGCCGATCGGCGGCAGCGCCCCGAAGTACACCGGCAAGAACGTCATCAATCCGCTGGCCGCCATTGCCGCCGCCCAGATGCTCCTCGAGTTCCTGGGTGAAACGACGGCCGGCGAGGCCATCGAGAAGGCGATCATCGGGGTCGTGCGCGACAAGCTGAAGGACCTCGCCGCCGGCCGGATGGGGTATTCGACCAGCGAAGTCGGCGACCTGGTGGCGGCGGCCCTGTAA
- a CDS encoding WYL domain-containing protein, which yields MMQIHRALQAGHHPNATRLAGELEVCVKTVHRDIDFMRDRLGLPVEYDAVRNGYRYTEEVGSFPSLQISEGELFALMVAEKALQQYRGTPFEERLVSALRKLERALPDTVSLNLSEWDHAISFRTSAEPIVAAAVMEGLAGAIQERRQLRLLYRKPGAREVEPRVVDPYQLANVNGDWYLFAYDHLRKAIRTFVPARVLEATPTGATFKRPDRFVLERQLRDSFGIFSSDGRFEVRIRFDETVADYIREKRWHPSQRLTDLPDGGLELRLSLGSLVEIQRWVLGWGGHAVALEPPELVEQVRQAAVRILERGQDLAGSGGESRM from the coding sequence ATGATGCAGATCCACCGGGCGTTGCAGGCGGGGCATCACCCGAACGCCACGCGGCTGGCGGGGGAACTGGAAGTGTGCGTGAAGACCGTCCACCGGGACATCGACTTCATGCGGGACCGGCTGGGGTTGCCGGTCGAGTACGATGCGGTCCGCAACGGCTACCGGTACACGGAGGAGGTGGGATCGTTCCCGTCGCTGCAGATCAGCGAGGGCGAGCTGTTTGCATTGATGGTGGCCGAGAAGGCCCTGCAACAGTACCGGGGCACACCGTTCGAGGAGCGGCTGGTGAGCGCCCTGCGGAAACTGGAACGGGCCCTGCCCGACACGGTGTCCCTGAACCTGTCCGAGTGGGACCACGCGATCTCCTTCCGGACCAGTGCGGAACCGATCGTGGCCGCGGCGGTGATGGAGGGGCTGGCCGGGGCCATTCAGGAGCGGCGCCAGTTGCGGCTCCTTTACCGCAAGCCCGGGGCGCGGGAGGTGGAGCCGCGGGTGGTGGATCCGTACCAACTCGCGAACGTGAACGGGGACTGGTACCTGTTTGCGTACGATCACCTGCGGAAAGCGATCCGGACCTTCGTGCCTGCGCGTGTCCTCGAGGCGACGCCCACCGGGGCCACCTTCAAGCGACCGGACCGCTTCGTCCTCGAGCGGCAGTTGCGGGACAGTTTTGGGATCTTCTCCAGCGACGGACGGTTCGAGGTGAGGATCCGCTTCGATGAGACCGTGGCGGATTACATCCGGGAGAAGCGGTGGCATCCGTCGCAGCGGCTGACGGACCTGCCGGATGGCGGGCTGGAACTCCGGCTGAGTCTCGGAAGCCTGGTCGAGATCCAGCGCTGGGTGCTCGGTTGGGGCGGGCATGCGGTCGCCCTGGAACCGCCCGAACTGGTCGAGCAGGTCCGACAGGCGGCGGTGCGGATCCTGGAACGAGGTCAGGATCTGGCGGGATCGGGCGGCGAATCCCGCATGTAG
- a CDS encoding PEP-CTERM sorting domain-containing protein, with protein sequence MSAIALLAALLGSGAFVAQAAVVYSGPLDIDIDRFDAPTISIDLNGGGNDFHFFVDELPDGASQNVEVTGAIPHLILIANVAENTVIGPDTTGYASSGALGFWEESPPSTGGPFLATRGFLPIALNTGTPGDYQFGWIDYSVAPDANTATIHGWAYNTDVNATILAGQVPEPATAAVAFALIGLGVAGVRQWRRRQS encoded by the coding sequence TTGTCAGCCATCGCCCTGCTGGCGGCCCTGCTTGGATCGGGGGCCTTTGTGGCCCAGGCCGCGGTTGTGTACAGCGGGCCGCTGGATATCGACATCGACCGGTTCGATGCCCCGACCATCTCCATCGATCTGAACGGTGGCGGCAACGACTTCCATTTCTTTGTGGATGAGCTGCCGGATGGCGCCTCCCAAAATGTGGAAGTCACCGGCGCCATCCCCCATCTCATCCTGATTGCGAATGTGGCCGAGAATACGGTGATTGGACCGGACACGACCGGGTATGCCTCGTCGGGAGCCCTGGGCTTTTGGGAGGAGTCCCCCCCCAGCACCGGAGGACCGTTTCTCGCCACGCGCGGCTTCCTGCCCATCGCTCTCAACACCGGCACGCCCGGCGATTATCAATTCGGCTGGATCGACTACAGCGTCGCCCCCGATGCCAACACCGCCACCATCCACGGCTGGGCCTACAACACCGATGTCAACGCCACGATCCTTGCCGGCCAGGTGCCCGAACCCGCCACGGCGGCGGTCGCTTTCGCCCTGATTGGCCTTGGAGTTGCGGGAGTGCGCCAGTGGCGGCGGCGCCAGTCCTGA
- a CDS encoding serine/threonine protein kinase, with protein MAASPQRPATTERRFPADSHWRDVVLDALEREDPAERTAFLDEAFRSCPDLRARAESLIQAHTELGGFLEQPALGAGRQTDRSSGLEAGERIGRYVTVEPIGEGGCGRVYLAEQEEPVRRRVALKVIKPGMDSRQVIARFEAERQALALMDHPCIARVFDAGTTAGGRPYFVMEWVRGERITEYAESRGLSTEARLRLFVQVCQAIEHAHQKGVLHRDIKPSNILVIDQDGAPLPKVIDFGIAKAMETAPGEGTLLTEMHAFLGTPAYMSPEQASMGRDIDTRSDVYALGVLLYELLAGSTPFEAEMLTRAGLDECRRILREVEPERPSRRLLSRPGTADPEVARRLSRLRGDLDWIVMKCLEKDRARRYATVSALVEDLERHLSAEPVVARPPSPWYRLGRFTRRHRGVVTASMAVLVTLLAGVAFSSWQAVRATRAERRAFDGQHEEARLRREAERERALAQLNEYVADINLAQQSIAAGNFGRASQLVEKHAVRAGATDLRGFEWRYLKNLVQGDPHVALPPHDGSVHAVAFSPDGNRLAVGLRDAVHVWEVSSRTRLRVLPAGGISLAFLPDGRFLATAGFESAGLWDLDDGTEVESWHHEGAPMAVSGDGRWLAISIRDGVWLRDLTRQRENRLLAGAAGPLAFSGDSALLVSGTEDGLRLWRVEDGNAMGLLEDSDMAWAVGRHWLRTASVLAVAPDGRWIVAARNVPSAKGLFVVGAWEAGTGREWGVLPADPDRVEHTGVVSALTFHPTRPVVATGSWDHSIRLWDIENRRLLATLQGSRNEVWAVAFSPDGAMVASGAKDGEVRLWPVEEPRADAFLAGFKVPLGYTGDGRRLAVLDPGEGAIVEIGLERFEVGAIRRVPGFAEPLRRPFAYAAGPGVLAVGDGQGDVQIWERDGIVPRRVRISDRPVVHLELSPDGRYLLGRDWTGPWTVQDLVGTGWPHVVQIEGHRLLFAGDGRTLIALPDFRSVARWDMATGSQVAGFPVEPPAGLAGALSFDGNWLAVSGGPNDPHHAIRLWDTRTGDGRGQLLGHKQGVRSLAFSTDGRTLASSSDDSTTKLWNLASLQELLSVRKVGLVLSDLAFSPDDQWLTGAGGWPMGNGGIHVFRAPRTGIGSSAGP; from the coding sequence ATGGCTGCCTCCCCTCAACGTCCGGCAACGACCGAGCGCCGGTTTCCGGCCGATTCGCACTGGCGCGACGTGGTGCTGGATGCACTGGAACGGGAGGACCCGGCAGAACGGACCGCCTTCCTCGACGAAGCGTTCCGGTCGTGTCCGGATCTCCGGGCGAGGGCGGAGTCGCTGATTCAGGCGCACACGGAACTGGGCGGATTTCTCGAACAGCCGGCGCTGGGGGCCGGGCGCCAGACGGATCGATCTTCTGGTCTGGAGGCAGGCGAGCGGATCGGGCGGTATGTGACGGTCGAACCGATCGGCGAGGGGGGGTGCGGGCGGGTGTACCTGGCCGAACAGGAGGAACCGGTCCGGCGCCGGGTGGCGCTCAAGGTGATCAAGCCGGGGATGGATTCGAGGCAGGTCATCGCCCGGTTCGAGGCGGAGCGGCAGGCCCTGGCGCTGATGGATCACCCGTGCATCGCCAGGGTTTTCGACGCCGGCACCACGGCGGGCGGGAGACCGTACTTCGTGATGGAATGGGTGCGCGGCGAGCGCATCACGGAGTACGCGGAGAGTCGCGGGCTTTCCACCGAGGCCCGCCTGCGGCTGTTTGTCCAGGTGTGTCAGGCGATCGAGCATGCCCATCAGAAGGGGGTGCTGCACCGGGACATCAAGCCCTCCAACATCCTGGTGATCGACCAGGACGGGGCGCCGCTGCCCAAGGTCATCGACTTCGGCATTGCCAAGGCGATGGAGACGGCGCCCGGGGAGGGGACGCTGCTCACCGAGATGCACGCCTTCCTGGGCACACCGGCGTACATGAGTCCCGAGCAGGCGTCGATGGGCCGGGACATCGACACCCGCAGCGATGTGTATGCGCTGGGGGTGCTGCTTTATGAATTGCTGGCAGGGAGCACGCCGTTCGAGGCGGAGATGCTGACCCGGGCAGGTCTGGACGAGTGCCGCCGCATTCTGCGCGAGGTGGAACCCGAACGGCCTTCCCGGCGGCTGTTGTCGCGCCCGGGAACCGCCGATCCCGAGGTGGCCCGGCGGCTGAGCCGGTTGCGCGGGGACCTCGACTGGATCGTGATGAAGTGCCTCGAGAAAGATCGCGCCCGGCGATACGCGACGGTAAGCGCACTGGTGGAGGATCTCGAACGGCACCTTTCCGCGGAGCCGGTGGTGGCCCGGCCGCCCAGCCCGTGGTACCGGCTGGGAAGGTTTACCCGGCGCCATCGGGGTGTGGTGACCGCCTCGATGGCGGTGCTGGTCACGCTGCTGGCGGGCGTCGCCTTCAGCTCCTGGCAGGCGGTGCGCGCCACCCGTGCGGAGCGTCGCGCCTTCGATGGACAACATGAGGAGGCACGGCTGCGGCGCGAGGCGGAGCGGGAACGCGCCCTGGCCCAACTCAATGAGTACGTCGCCGACATCAACCTGGCGCAGCAGTCGATCGCCGCGGGCAACTTCGGGCGCGCATCCCAGTTGGTCGAGAAACACGCGGTCCGGGCCGGTGCGACGGACTTGCGCGGCTTCGAGTGGCGCTACCTGAAGAACCTCGTGCAGGGTGATCCCCATGTCGCCCTGCCGCCCCATGACGGCAGTGTCCATGCGGTCGCCTTCTCCCCCGACGGCAACCGGCTGGCCGTCGGGCTGCGCGACGCGGTGCACGTGTGGGAGGTGTCATCCCGGACCCGGTTGCGGGTGCTTCCCGCCGGGGGAATCTCCCTCGCCTTCCTGCCCGATGGCCGGTTCCTGGCGACGGCGGGATTCGAGTCGGCCGGGCTGTGGGATCTGGACGACGGAACGGAGGTCGAGAGCTGGCACCACGAAGGGGCACCCATGGCGGTATCGGGGGATGGACGTTGGCTGGCGATTTCCATCCGGGACGGCGTATGGCTCCGCGACCTGACCCGCCAACGGGAGAACCGCCTTCTGGCCGGAGCTGCGGGACCGCTGGCCTTCTCCGGGGACAGTGCCCTGCTGGTCAGCGGAACGGAGGACGGATTGCGCCTGTGGCGGGTGGAGGACGGGAACGCGATGGGGCTCCTGGAGGATTCGGATATGGCATGGGCGGTGGGACGCCACTGGTTGCGCACCGCGTCGGTGCTGGCGGTCGCTCCAGACGGACGCTGGATTGTCGCGGCCCGGAATGTGCCGTCGGCCAAGGGACTGTTCGTGGTGGGCGCGTGGGAAGCCGGCACGGGGAGGGAATGGGGGGTTCTTCCGGCCGACCCTGACCGGGTGGAGCACACCGGGGTTGTTTCCGCTCTGACGTTCCACCCGACGCGACCGGTTGTCGCGACCGGGAGCTGGGATCATTCGATCCGGTTATGGGATATTGAGAACCGGCGGCTGCTGGCCACGCTGCAAGGTTCCAGGAACGAGGTCTGGGCGGTGGCGTTTTCTCCGGACGGCGCGATGGTCGCCAGCGGCGCCAAGGACGGCGAGGTGCGGCTGTGGCCGGTGGAGGAGCCCAGGGCGGATGCGTTTCTGGCCGGGTTCAAGGTGCCCCTGGGTTATACGGGGGACGGACGGAGGCTGGCGGTGCTGGATCCTGGCGAGGGCGCGATTGTCGAGATCGGTTTGGAGAGGTTCGAGGTGGGGGCGATACGGCGGGTTCCCGGCTTCGCGGAGCCTCTCCGACGTCCTTTTGCCTACGCGGCCGGGCCGGGCGTCCTCGCGGTGGGCGATGGACAGGGCGACGTCCAGATCTGGGAGCGGGATGGTATCGTCCCCCGTCGGGTTCGAATCTCCGACCGGCCGGTGGTGCATCTGGAACTCTCCCCCGATGGACGGTACCTGCTGGGTCGGGATTGGACCGGGCCGTGGACGGTTCAGGACCTGGTTGGGACCGGATGGCCGCATGTCGTGCAGATCGAGGGGCACCGGCTGCTGTTTGCCGGGGATGGGCGCACGTTGATCGCCCTCCCGGACTTCCGAAGCGTGGCGCGGTGGGATATGGCGACCGGCTCCCAGGTTGCAGGCTTCCCGGTGGAGCCGCCCGCGGGTCTGGCCGGGGCGCTATCGTTCGATGGGAACTGGCTGGCGGTCAGCGGCGGTCCCAACGATCCCCATCACGCCATTCGCCTGTGGGACACGCGCACGGGCGACGGGCGCGGGCAGCTACTGGGACACAAACAGGGCGTGCGGTCGCTCGCCTTTTCGACGGATGGGCGCACGCTCGCGTCCTCGAGCGACGACAGCACGACGAAGCTCTGGAATCTCGCGTCGCTTCAGGAGTTGCTGAGCGTCCGAAAAGTCGGACTGGTGCTTTCCGATCTGGCATTTTCGCCGGACGACCAATGGCTGACCGGTGCCGGCGGCTGGCCCATGGGCAATGGGGGCATCCACGTCTTTCGCGCGCCTCGAACGGGGATCGGCAGTTCCGCGGGACCCTGA